ACAACAAGTAATTTCACCATTCCCTCCGATAATCAATTGCCTTTATCTTCTGACAAGTCTATCACCTGATCCGTTATTTCAGTGAATGAAACATCATGGCTGATGAGGAAGAGTTGATCATACCAATGCTCCGTCACCTCTTCCTTGCCGTGATCTATAGCCCGAAAAGCCTGAGCGAGATTTGAGCGTCGGGAGGCATCCAGATTGGAAGTGGGCTCATCGAAGAAGGCAACGCGGGCGCCGATGGTCTGCAACAGGGCCAGGCGCAGGGCGACAACAGCACTCATCACCTGCCCACCTGAGAGCTGGTCGTCCGAGCGTTCGCGAATCGCTCCATCAGACATGTCTCTTAGCACAATCTGGTAATTATCTCCCCAATAAAGTTCTTCATCAGCCTCGGCAATAGTCCGATAAATGCTGTCGGCGCGCAGGCTGATCTCCTCGCGGAAGCGCTCGGAAAGCTGCGCCGAGACATTTTTAAAGACCTTGTTGCGGAGGAATTTTACCAGTTCCTCTTTCTTTTTTAGTGCCTGCACTTCGCTCTGCTTCGATTTGATTTCCCCCTGGATCCTTTCCAGTTCAGCAATTTCGGCAGTGATACGCTTCAGATTCTGGGACAGGTTGTTCAAGCTCTCGCGAAGGGCTGCTTCCCCTGTCTGCAGTGCCTCTTTATTCTTCATCGTTTCAGCATGTGCTTCAGCGGAATATGCGCCTTCAAGCTCTCCGAGCTTTGCCTGCTTGGCTGTCTTATCCTTCTCCAGGTCCTCCAGGCGCTTTACATATTTCGCAAGAGTCTCCTGCCGCTTCGGCAAATCAAGCGCCAGCGGTTCAGCCTGGAGGAAACGCTCATGATCGGGCTGAGTCAGCTTTTTCACATTTTCATTTTCGGTGATAGACGCTTCCACATGGGCATATTGGGCAAAGGCGGCTAGTTGACCCTGTTTCTCTTTATCCGCCGCTGTAGCTGTCTCACGATGGGTTGCTGCAGCTTGTCTTCTACCGGTGATTCGTTTCTCGGTCTCAGAGAACTCCAGCCGACGCCTTTCCATCTCTTCCGATGCTGCATCCATCCGTGCCTTTTCAGCCTTGATAGCCGTCATTGGCTCATCCAGAGCCGTCTGCATCTTGCCCAGAATCAGGCCGACCATTTCGACAAGATCATGGCAGCCCTGCTCCCAATGCTTAAGAGCCGCAAGCTGCTCGTTGGGAGGTCCTGTAAACTCTGCGGCAATAAGACGCTCTCCCTCTTTGCGGCACTGCTCCACACCATGGCTGTCCATCCAGTGTTCAAAGGTCGCGATCACTGATGTAACATCCAGCAGCTTTACATGCTCAATTCGCTCCTTATCACGTTCGAGCCGCTCCTTTTCAAGGTTCGCGATCTCGTTCCGCAGCAGGCGAAACTTTTCCATCTCCTTACCGGCGGCCTCTGCCTCCGCTATTTTCTTGTCCATTGTGGCAATTGTCCGGGCATGTCCTTCAATCAGCGCATCAAGTTGCCGCTTCTTGGTGCCGAAGACCTCAAGAGAAGCCTTCCCCCCAAGGTTGCCGCACTGCTCCTGAAAGAAAGGGCACAAGCCCTCTGCCAGCTTTTGCTCCCCTTCGATAATACCGACTCTGGTGCCTTCCAACTTCGCCTTCTCAGCCTGCGCCGCCTCCCGCTCTTTGCGCAAGTGATCCAGGGTCGCTGCCTTCTCCTTCCAGTCTTTCTCAGCGAGGAGAAGTGCATTTTTCTGATGGACCAGGTTGTCGATCTCATTCAGTTTCTCTAGGGTAACTTTGAGGTAAGGTGAGATGCTTGGAACCTGATGAAGGGAAAGTTCACGAAAACCGGCCTCGACTTCCCGCTGACGATCAATGGCCTCTTGCTGCATCTTCTCCTTTTCCAGCAATGCAGAAGATGCCTGTTTGAGCACTTCTTCCTGCTTATCAAGAACCGCTATCCCCTCTTTCAGGGCTTTTTCCTGGGCAACGGCTTCCTTCTCCTCATGATCGGCCGCCTGGAGCGCCGATGCCTGCCTGTTTCCCAGCTCGGCTATTTCCTTCTCAAGCGCCAGTTTCGCCTTCTCCCGCTCTCGCAGCTCAGCAAGCTGCTTCTCAGCCGTCTCGAAGCGCTCTTTTCCGGGCCTGGCCTCCTCCGCTGCCCTTGCCGCGCTAATTGCCTGTTCCACCAGAGCCTTCTGGTTGGTTATATGCTCATTGCCGGAAGTAATACTTTGTAGCACCTGAGCCAATTCGCTCCGTAGTGCCTCAAGGCCGTTTTTCTGCTCTTCCATTTTCTGCAGATGCCCATTGACCAAGGCCAGAGCCGCAGTTGTACTCTCCAATTCAGCGATTTTACTGGCCTGCTCCTCATTCAGGCCGGCAAGCTCCTTCTGCCGCTCAGGTAACACGGCAACACGTTCTTCTTTGCCGGCAATCTCAGCCTCCAAGGTGCCGATCTTTGCCTTGATGATGGTGCCGAGTTCCTTGGTCCCATCGAAGGTCTTCCGCCAGGAATCGATCCCCAGGATCTCGTCGAATGCCTCCTTCCGCTTGCTTTGCTGCTTCAGGACAAACGGCCCGAGAAACTCATTCTGAAACGGCCCGATCACCAGCTTGAACTGCTCCGCCAGCGACCGGCCGGCAGCAAGTCCCAGCAGTTCCTTGATCCGTGCCTCAGTCTCCTCGATATTTGCGTGGTCCTCGATTTCAAAGCCACCACCGGTTTCCTTGGCAAGCCTCCAGTTGGCAGGGGTACCCACTGTGCGGCTGACCCGGTAAGTCTCGCCATCATCGGCGGTGAAGACGACCGCTATTTCTCCCCGTTTGGCGCCAATGGTAAGGAAACGGTCAACATTGGAAACGAAGTCGCGAGCATCAACACCGAACATGGCATAGCCGATCGCTTCGAAGATGGTGCTCTTGCCGATGCCGTTAGGGCCGGAAAGGACGTTGATTCCCGGTGAGAAGTGTATCTCGCTGTCGCGGTGGGATTTTATGTTTTTCAGATGAATGGAAAGTATTTGCATTCTTGAACCTGTTTCACCACGAAGGCACGAAGAAAACCTAATTTTTTGGCAGCCCTAGAACGCACGTCTTGAGTTAAAACATCATCCTGGGGTTTAAGAAGATCGCTTCAGTTCTTCAGCAGTTCTTCGTGCCCTTCGTGTCTTCGTGGTAATAATTTTTTCGATCTATCATCAGAATCAAAGCACGAATCTTTTTATTCCATCCTTGAGAAGTACCGCATTGAAGTCAATAAGAAGACCAGTTTTCAGACCTGAGAGTTTCAGATATGTGAGAAGTTGTGCTTCATGGATCGGCATAAGTTTTTCAACGCATTTCAACTCAAGCAGGATTTCCCCGCCAGCAACAATGTCAATCCTATACCCACAGTCCAAATGCTTGCCTTTGTACGTTACAGGCAAAGGCTTCTGGCGCTCAAACTGTATTTGCCGTAGTTGCATTTCATGGCAAAGGCATTCTTCATACGCTGATTCCAGCAGCCCCGGTCCCAGGTTGCGATGAACCTCAATCGCTGCAGCAATAACTTGAGCAGACATAAATTCAAAGTTCATAGGTTTCCCCTGGCTGACTCTGTTTTTTCACCACGAAGGCACGAAGAGAAGCCAATACGGCTTGAGTTCCTT
This region of Geotalea daltonii FRC-32 genomic DNA includes:
- a CDS encoding AAA family ATPase, which produces MQILSIHLKNIKSHRDSEIHFSPGINVLSGPNGIGKSTIFEAIGYAMFGVDARDFVSNVDRFLTIGAKRGEIAVVFTADDGETYRVSRTVGTPANWRLAKETGGGFEIEDHANIEETEARIKELLGLAAGRSLAEQFKLVIGPFQNEFLGPFVLKQQSKRKEAFDEILGIDSWRKTFDGTKELGTIIKAKIGTLEAEIAGKEERVAVLPERQKELAGLNEEQASKIAELESTTAALALVNGHLQKMEEQKNGLEALRSELAQVLQSITSGNEHITNQKALVEQAISAARAAEEARPGKERFETAEKQLAELREREKAKLALEKEIAELGNRQASALQAADHEEKEAVAQEKALKEGIAVLDKQEEVLKQASSALLEKEKMQQEAIDRQREVEAGFRELSLHQVPSISPYLKVTLEKLNEIDNLVHQKNALLLAEKDWKEKAATLDHLRKEREAAQAEKAKLEGTRVGIIEGEQKLAEGLCPFFQEQCGNLGGKASLEVFGTKKRQLDALIEGHARTIATMDKKIAEAEAAGKEMEKFRLLRNEIANLEKERLERDKERIEHVKLLDVTSVIATFEHWMDSHGVEQCRKEGERLIAAEFTGPPNEQLAALKHWEQGCHDLVEMVGLILGKMQTALDEPMTAIKAEKARMDAASEEMERRRLEFSETEKRITGRRQAAATHRETATAADKEKQGQLAAFAQYAHVEASITENENVKKLTQPDHERFLQAEPLALDLPKRQETLAKYVKRLEDLEKDKTAKQAKLGELEGAYSAEAHAETMKNKEALQTGEAALRESLNNLSQNLKRITAEIAELERIQGEIKSKQSEVQALKKKEELVKFLRNKVFKNVSAQLSERFREEISLRADSIYRTIAEADEELYWGDNYQIVLRDMSDGAIRERSDDQLSGGQVMSAVVALRLALLQTIGARVAFFDEPTSNLDASRRSNLAQAFRAIDHGKEEVTEHWYDQLFLISHDVSFTEITDQVIDLSEDKGN
- a CDS encoding GxxExxY protein — translated: MNFEFMSAQVIAAAIEVHRNLGPGLLESAYEECLCHEMQLRQIQFERQKPLPVTYKGKHLDCGYRIDIVAGGEILLELKCVEKLMPIHEAQLLTYLKLSGLKTGLLIDFNAVLLKDGIKRFVL